One Micromonospora sp. FIMYZ51 genomic window carries:
- a CDS encoding CoA transferase subunit A has translation MAKLVSLADGVAELVRDGDTVALEGFTHLIPFAAGHEIIRQQRRDLTLVRMTPDVIYDQLIGAGCARRLVFSWGGNPGVGSLHRFRDAVQNSWPVPLELEEHSHAGMANRYVAGASGLPFAVLRGYTGTDLPRHTTNIRPIECPFTGETLTAVPALRPDVTVVHAQRADRAGNVQMWGITGVQKEAVLAAHRSLVTVEEIVDELDPVPGQVVLPGWAVTAVARVPGGSHPSYTQGYSVRDNDFYVAWDEISRDRETFQDWIARHVLTTEVPA, from the coding sequence ATGGCGAAGCTCGTCTCGCTTGCCGACGGCGTCGCGGAACTGGTTCGCGACGGGGACACGGTGGCGCTGGAAGGGTTCACCCACCTCATCCCGTTCGCCGCCGGTCACGAGATCATCCGACAGCAGCGGCGCGACCTGACCCTGGTCCGGATGACTCCCGACGTCATCTACGACCAGCTCATCGGTGCCGGCTGCGCGCGTCGGTTGGTCTTCTCCTGGGGCGGCAACCCCGGCGTCGGCTCGCTGCACCGCTTCCGGGACGCCGTGCAGAACTCCTGGCCGGTCCCGCTGGAGTTGGAGGAGCACAGCCACGCGGGGATGGCCAACCGGTACGTCGCCGGTGCCTCCGGCCTGCCGTTCGCGGTGCTGCGCGGCTACACCGGCACGGACCTGCCCCGGCACACCACAAACATCCGCCCGATCGAGTGCCCGTTCACCGGGGAGACGCTGACCGCGGTGCCCGCCCTGCGTCCCGACGTCACGGTGGTGCACGCCCAGCGGGCCGACCGCGCCGGCAACGTGCAGATGTGGGGGATCACCGGGGTGCAGAAGGAGGCGGTGCTGGCGGCGCACCGGTCGCTTGTCACCGTCGAGGAGATCGTCGACGAACTCGACCCGGTGCCCGGACAGGTCGTGCTGCCCGGCTGGGCGGTCACCGCGGTGGCTCGGGTGCCCGGCGGCTCGCACCCGTCGTACACCCAGGGCTACTCGGTGCGCGACAACGACTTCTACGTGGCCTGGGACGAGATCAGCCGGGACCGCGAGACCTTCCAGGACTGGATCGCGCGGCACGTGCTCACCACGGAGGTGCCGGCATGA
- a CDS encoding ABC transporter permease, with the protein MRRPTGLLGDPTLLGVFGFATFLALLEVVPRLGVVAPDYLPPASRTGVALAELAGEGAFWTALGDTLRGWFLGLLIAVALGIVVGFVLGTAPILREATASTIEFLRPIPSVALIPLAVLLFGTSLRSVLLLVVYAAFWQVLVQVLHGVQDVDPVAQETARTFGLGRLARIRHVTWPTALPYLLTGVRLAAAVALILTITAELVIGAPGLGHEIGVAQSGAAVPRMYALIIVTGLLGVAVNILARQLERRLLRWHPSIRREVPA; encoded by the coding sequence ATGCGCCGTCCAACCGGGCTGCTCGGCGACCCGACGCTGCTCGGCGTGTTCGGCTTCGCCACCTTCCTCGCGCTGCTGGAGGTGGTGCCGCGGCTCGGTGTCGTCGCACCGGACTACCTGCCGCCGGCCAGCCGCACCGGGGTGGCCCTGGCGGAGCTGGCCGGCGAAGGCGCCTTCTGGACCGCCCTGGGCGACACCCTCCGGGGATGGTTCCTCGGGCTGCTCATCGCCGTGGCGCTCGGCATCGTCGTCGGGTTCGTGCTCGGCACCGCACCGATCCTGCGGGAGGCCACCGCCTCCACGATCGAGTTCCTGCGTCCCATCCCCTCGGTGGCACTCATCCCGCTGGCCGTGCTGCTCTTCGGCACCAGCCTGCGATCGGTGCTGCTGCTTGTGGTCTACGCCGCGTTCTGGCAGGTGCTCGTCCAGGTGCTGCACGGCGTGCAGGACGTCGACCCGGTCGCCCAGGAGACCGCCCGCACCTTCGGCCTCGGGCGGCTGGCCCGGATCCGGCACGTCACCTGGCCGACCGCGCTGCCGTACCTGCTCACCGGCGTCCGCCTGGCCGCCGCCGTGGCGCTGATCCTCACCATCACCGCCGAACTGGTGATCGGTGCCCCCGGTCTCGGCCACGAGATCGGCGTCGCGCAGTCCGGTGCCGCCGTCCCCCGGATGTACGCGCTGATCATCGTCACCGGGCTGCTCGGAGTGGCGGTAAACATACTGGCCCGCCAGCTGGAACGGCGGCTGCTCAGGTGGCATCCGTCGATCCGACGGGAGGTGCCGGCATGA